From Caminibacter mediatlanticus TB-2, the proteins below share one genomic window:
- the hcp gene encoding hydroxylamine reductase: protein MFGLFGNKNTTPKKESCELPFICWQCEMSAPGGCGSHGESKGVCGKDATKARLQDLMTYGLRGLSAYREHARELIEKFGDKAEWKTMMEIDDVTSETLYFTLTNVNFNFDEHINQLMKVGNAGVKVMDLLANLHTKALGIPTPVEVTQNKAEGKGILVSGHNLDMLEKLLKRIEERGLSDKINVYTHSEMLPAHGYPHLRKYKNLKGNIGKAWYDQTDVFSKWNGTCVVNTNCIVPPEKSPKVKNYIDRLYTYKIVGIEGAKKIENDNFDPLIDHTLQLPDVEGFDSHEKISTGHHYKTVLEAYGSKVLDAIKEGKLKRVWVIAGCDAPGRKRDYFRELALAVPKDHIIITSSCGKFRFNDVDFGVVPGTDIPRYIDLGQCNDSNGAVHIALAVAQALGIKDVNELPVSIALMWMEQKAIIILLALLSLGIKDIYIGPNAPQFANEDIVNFLVQNFNLGVISGDIHKDFGKELAS, encoded by the coding sequence ATGTTTGGATTATTTGGAAATAAAAACACTACACCTAAAAAAGAATCTTGTGAGTTACCATTTATTTGTTGGCAATGTGAAATGAGTGCACCTGGTGGATGTGGTAGTCATGGTGAAAGTAAAGGTGTTTGTGGAAAAGATGCAACAAAAGCAAGACTTCAAGATTTAATGACTTATGGACTAAGGGGTCTATCTGCATATAGAGAACACGCAAGAGAATTAATTGAAAAGTTTGGAGATAAAGCTGAGTGGAAAACAATGATGGAAATTGATGATGTAACAAGTGAAACTTTATACTTTACTCTTACAAATGTAAACTTTAATTTTGATGAACATATAAATCAACTTATGAAAGTTGGAAATGCTGGTGTTAAAGTTATGGACTTACTTGCTAATTTACATACAAAAGCACTTGGAATACCAACTCCTGTGGAAGTTACTCAAAATAAAGCTGAGGGAAAAGGTATTTTAGTTTCGGGACATAATCTTGATATGCTTGAAAAATTACTAAAAAGAATTGAAGAGAGAGGTCTTAGCGATAAAATAAATGTATATACTCACTCAGAAATGCTACCAGCTCATGGATATCCTCATTTAAGAAAATATAAAAACCTAAAAGGAAACATTGGTAAAGCATGGTATGACCAAACTGATGTATTTAGTAAATGGAATGGTACATGTGTTGTTAATACAAATTGTATTGTCCCACCTGAAAAATCACCAAAAGTTAAAAATTATATTGATAGACTTTATACTTATAAAATTGTAGGTATAGAAGGTGCTAAAAAAATAGAAAATGATAATTTTGACCCATTAATTGACCATACACTACAACTTCCTGATGTAGAAGGATTTGATAGTCATGAAAAAATCTCAACAGGACATCATTATAAAACTGTTCTTGAAGCATATGGTAGTAAAGTTCTTGATGCTATTAAAGAAGGAAAATTAAAAAGAGTATGGGTAATTGCAGGATGTGATGCGCCAGGTAGAAAAAGAGATTATTTTAGAGAATTAGCTCTTGCAGTTCCAAAAGATCATATAATAATTACAAGTAGCTGTGGTAAATTTAGATTTAATGATGTAGATTTTGGAGTAGTACCAGGAACTGATATTCCAAGATATATTGACCTTGGACAATGTAACGATAGTAATGGTGCAGTTCATATTGCTCTTGCAGTTGCACAAGCTCTTGGCATAAAAGATGTAAATGAATTACCTGTATCAATTGCTCTTATGTGGATGGAACAAAAAGCAATTATTATTTTACTTGCTCTACTTAGTCTTGGTATAAAAGATATCTATATCGGACCAAATGCTCCACAATTTGCAAATGAAGATATTGTTAATTTCTTAGTTCAAAACTTTAACCTTGGAGTTATTAGTGGAGATATCCATAAAGATTTTGGCAAGGAATTAGCTTCTTGA